From Nitrosopumilus zosterae, the proteins below share one genomic window:
- the lysM gene encoding HTH-type transcriptional regulator LysM: MYKDKVDEKIIGYLKEDARESFVDIGKKLKLSESAVRRRVKNLVDSGTIKKFTLELGEENATSAIVLVSVDSATDTSKVSLKLAKLEGVKTVYEITGQYDITTIISASSIAEINNTIDALRKIPGVVDTNTVIILRKII; encoded by the coding sequence ATGTACAAGGATAAAGTAGACGAGAAAATTATCGGATACCTGAAAGAAGACGCTAGAGAATCGTTTGTCGATATCGGTAAAAAATTAAAACTTTCTGAGTCAGCAGTCAGAAGGCGTGTAAAAAATTTAGTAGACAGTGGTACAATCAAGAAATTCACCCTGGAACTTGGCGAGGAAAATGCAACGAGTGCAATTGTCCTAGTTTCAGTAGATTCAGCTACCGATACATCCAAAGTTTCCCTCAAACTTGCAAAATTAGAAGGAGTAAAAACAGTCTATGAAATAACGGGTCAATACGACATTACAACGATAATAAGCGCATCAAGTATTGCTGAAATTAACAACACAATTGATGCATTAAGAAAGATTCCAGGTGTGGTAGATACAAACACCGTGATAATTTTGAGAAAAATAATCTAA
- a CDS encoding [LysW]-aminoadipate/[LysW]-glutamate kinase, with product MITIKIGGSVVDNLHPSTISDIKKVAESEGLILVHGGGKEVTKVCEELGKEPKFVTSPSGIKSRYTDKETAEIFTMVMSGRINKTIVQMLQKNGINAIGLSGVDAKIIQADRKKKLLIVNEKGRKQAIDGGYTGKITDINSNFIKLLLEQGLTPVISPIAISEESEFLNVDGDRAAAYIAGKVGCDKVLFITNVDGLLMDDKLVPKLTLAEAKEIRPKIGPGMEKKILASTEALDMGVKKALIANGQKENPISSAIAEDSCTVIEHE from the coding sequence ATGATCACAATCAAGATTGGTGGAAGTGTAGTAGATAATTTACATCCATCAACAATTTCAGATATTAAAAAAGTAGCAGAGTCAGAAGGATTGATTTTAGTTCACGGTGGAGGAAAAGAGGTTACAAAAGTTTGTGAAGAACTTGGAAAAGAACCAAAATTTGTGACATCTCCTAGTGGAATAAAGAGCAGATATACTGACAAAGAAACTGCAGAAATTTTTACAATGGTAATGTCAGGCAGAATAAACAAAACAATTGTTCAGATGCTTCAAAAAAACGGAATTAATGCGATTGGTCTTTCAGGTGTAGATGCCAAAATCATTCAAGCTGACAGAAAAAAGAAACTTCTCATTGTTAACGAAAAAGGCAGAAAACAGGCAATTGATGGCGGATATACAGGAAAAATTACCGATATCAACTCTAATTTCATCAAATTACTCCTAGAACAGGGATTAACCCCAGTTATCTCACCCATAGCAATTAGCGAAGAATCAGAATTTCTCAATGTTGATGGGGATAGAGCTGCAGCATACATTGCAGGTAAAGTAGGGTGTGACAAGGTACTATTCATTACAAATGTAGATGGATTGCTAATGGATGACAAACTTGTTCCAAAATTAACTTTAGCAGAAGCAAAAGAGATCAGACCAAAAATTGGGCCTGGAATGGAAAAAAAGATTTTGGCATCAACAGAAGCATTAGATATGGGAGTAAAAAAAGCCCTAATTGCAAATGGTCAAAAAGAAAACCCCATATCTTCAGCAATTGCAGAGGATAGTTGCACGGTGATTGAGCATGAGTGA
- a CDS encoding aspartate aminotransferase family protein: MSEDQFMGSLYQRFPVTVERGVGSHVWDSNGKEYIDCMGGYGVALVGHQNQRVNNAIKEQVDKIITVHSSLYNKTREEFLKTLIGLAPKGLTQVHLNNSGAEAIEAAIKFARKFTGKKGMVAMKGSYHGKSLGALSLTFNPKYKKAFEPLVEKVSFASFGDIESVRAAIDDDTAFVILEPIQGESGIIVAPEGFLQDVRKLCDEKGILLIFDEIQAGLGRTGRLWACEHWNTAPDILCLAKGIAGGVPMGATLVRPDILAAMSKGEHSSTFGGNPLSCAAGTAALKALTEDGLIENSEKMGKIFREGLEKLKEKHTIIREIRGKGLMIGIELKFEVRDILMGLIDKGVLMLYSGRNILRVLPPLVISEDDITKVLHALDSVLTEEEQKRDVQG; this comes from the coding sequence ATGAGTGAAGATCAATTTATGGGAAGTCTCTATCAGAGATTTCCAGTTACAGTTGAAAGAGGAGTAGGATCTCATGTATGGGATAGTAATGGAAAAGAATACATCGATTGTATGGGAGGATACGGAGTTGCACTAGTAGGCCATCAAAATCAAAGAGTCAACAATGCAATAAAAGAACAAGTTGATAAAATAATTACAGTACATAGTTCCCTATACAACAAAACAAGAGAAGAGTTTTTGAAAACATTAATCGGATTAGCACCCAAAGGACTCACGCAAGTTCATCTAAACAACAGCGGTGCAGAAGCAATTGAAGCAGCAATAAAGTTTGCAAGAAAGTTCACAGGTAAAAAAGGAATGGTTGCAATGAAGGGATCATATCACGGTAAATCACTTGGAGCATTATCATTAACATTTAATCCAAAATACAAAAAGGCATTCGAACCATTGGTCGAAAAAGTTTCATTTGCATCCTTTGGAGACATTGAATCAGTTCGTGCAGCAATTGATGATGATACTGCATTTGTGATTTTGGAACCAATTCAAGGCGAAAGCGGGATAATTGTTGCACCAGAGGGATTTTTGCAAGATGTGCGAAAACTATGTGATGAAAAAGGAATTCTGTTAATTTTTGACGAAATACAAGCTGGTTTGGGACGAACAGGACGATTATGGGCATGCGAGCATTGGAATACTGCACCAGATATTTTGTGTCTAGCAAAAGGAATCGCAGGTGGCGTTCCAATGGGTGCAACTCTTGTTAGACCAGACATTCTTGCTGCAATGAGCAAAGGAGAACATTCTTCGACATTTGGCGGAAACCCGCTATCATGTGCTGCAGGGACTGCAGCTCTTAAAGCACTGACAGAAGATGGGTTAATAGAAAATTCTGAAAAAATGGGCAAGATATTCAGAGAAGGTTTAGAGAAATTAAAAGAAAAGCACACCATAATTAGAGAAATTCGCGGAAAGGGACTGATGATAGGAATAGAATTAAAATTTGAAGTAAGAGACATCTTGATGGGATTAATAGACAAAGGCGTCCTTATGTTATATTCAGGAAGAAACATACTCAGAGTGCTTCCTCCACTAGTGATTTCCGAAGATGACATAACAAAAGTTTTACATGCTCTAGATTCCGTACTTACTGAAGAGGAGCAAAAAAGAGATGTACAAGGATAA